From Plasmodium chabaudi chabaudi strain AS genome assembly, chromosome: 12, the proteins below share one genomic window:
- a CDS encoding MerC domain-containing protein, putative (term=annotation;date=20180327;qualifier=removed_product=conserved Plasmodium membrane protein, unknown function;qualifier=added_product=merc domain-containing protein, putative;curatorName=ucb@sanger.ac.uk;~;query 1-20; ~;query 106-111; ~;query 163-235; ~;query 21-43; ~;query 87-105; ~;query 112-130; ~;query 140-162; ~;query 44-86; ~;query 131-139; ~;query 209-209;GPI_cleavage_site_score=0.103199996;~tmhmm; query 1-236; ~pfam_scan;Pfam:PF03203.10; E()=9.1E-9;score=35.7;query 18-162;description=MerC;~iprscan;InterPro:IPR004891 : MerC mercury resistance protein;Pfam:PF03203; score=6.0E-9;query 18-162;description=Mercury transport protein MerC), producing the protein MKKHFMRAYSYINVDFNKISSIASLLCLIDCVLIPVLTILLSLFSLVKEYLINSNDLNTLNTEGGTHGHAHIGHHSHDSWHIFMEKIALFFMMPIITLTTVINFYKLRNIPLLMSALTGMTLFIISHAHIEFSNDNINDILEVLHIPLALLGAAFLLSTNYASHKLLKEKNLDHCCKYDHIKSYQNNHPHCHHHCHHHRHHHATNNNRSNLTVNKNVLDSFGKPLDENSDLLSSL; encoded by the exons ATGAAGAAACATTTTATGag agcatattcatatatcAACGTAGactttaataaaatatcatcGATAGCAAGTTTACTATGTTTAATTGACTGTGTTTTGATACCTGTActtacaattttattatcattatttagtCTTGTAAAGGAATATTTGATTAACAGTAATGATCTTAATACTTTAAATACCGAAGGTGGTACCCATGGGCATGCTCATATAGGCCATCATAGCCATGATTCATGGCACATATTTATGGAAAAg atagcattattttttatgatgcCAATAATTACCTTAACCACTGTTATTaacttttataaattaagaaATATCCCCTTACTGATGTCTGCCTTAACCGGAAtgacattatttataatatctcATGCCCATATTGAATTTagtaatgataatataaatgatattcTTGAAGTCCTACATATACCTTTGGCATTGTTAGGGGCTGCCTTTTTATTAAGTACAAACTATGCATCCCATAaacttttaaaagaaaaaaatttagatCATTGTTGTAAATATgatcatataaaaagttaCCAAAATAACCATCCCCATTGTCACCACCATTGCCACCATCATCGTCACCACCATGCTACTAATAATAATCGTAGCAATTTGAcggttaataaaaatgtattagaCAGCTTTGGAAAACCTTTAGACGAAAATTCCGACTTATTATCTAGCTTATAG
- a CDS encoding divalent metal transporter, putative (term=annotation;date=20180912;qualifier=removed_product=transporter, putative;qualifier=added_product=divalent metal transporter, putative;curatorName=ucb@sanger.ac.uk;~;query 1-254; ~;query 315-340; ~;query 391-401; ~;query 464-483; ~;query 561-572; ~;query 628-639; ~;query 695-704; ~;query 255-277; ~;query 292-314; ~;query 341-363; ~;query 368-390; ~;query 402-424; ~;query 444-463; ~;query 484-506; ~;query 538-560; ~;query 573-595; ~;query 605-627; ~;query 640-662; ~;query 672-694; ~;query 278-291; ~;query 364-367; ~;query 425-443; ~;query 507-537; ~;query 596-604; ~;query 663-671; ~;query 669-669;GPI_cleavage_site_score=0.344;~tmhmm; query 1-705; ~pfam_scan;Pfam:PF01566.14; E()=7.3E-78;score=261.9;query 294-637;description=Nramp;~iprscan;InterPro:IPR001046 : Natural resistance-associated macrophage protein;PRINTS:PR00447; score=2.9E-28;query 608-627;description=NRAMP family;~iprscan;InterPro:IPR001046 : Natural resistance-associated macrophage protein;PRINTS:PR00447; score=2.9E-28;query 395-416;description=NRAMP family;~iprscan;InterPro:IPR001046 : Natural resistance-associated macrophage protein;PRINTS:PR00447; score=2.9E-28;query 549-568;description=NRAMP family;~iprscan;InterPro:IPR001046 : Natural resistance-associated macrophage protein;PRINTS:PR00447; score=2.9E-28;query 342-368;description=NRAMP family;~iprscan;InterPro:IPR001046 : Natural resistance-associated macrophage protein;PRINTS:PR00447; score=2.9E-28;query 370-389;description=NRAMP family;~iprscan;InterPro:IPR001046 : Natural resistance-associated macrophage protein;PRINTS:PR00447; score=2.9E-28;query 444-467;description=NRAMP family;~iprscan;InterPro:IPR001046 : Natural resistance-associated macrophage protein;Pfam:PF01566; score=1.8E-78;query 294-637;description=NRAMP family) translates to MHQDTSMRIPMNQSRKDGNDSCDINNDLEHDNRNSYINNFHIENINNDKNGYKGYKNEQSYIYRSEKTDVTDPILGNRKHAYEDSINSSELIARTNYEYSTKTDMGIEMYNMGNNNFYNGNNNLHSSDIINYINNNNVTKDLDNTENNAEINTYIKKLTSNQSTAYCDGKGYNESAHGSNFDINFRDVIKSNNNKNYKNNINNKHVPDEMLELGDGSFDSSFYMHNNAEEVDNEEQGALSFMNKLKIYFNYFGPGWIVAIAYLDPGNICGNLNVGLIRDNDFNSANGTLKDYTGYRLLWVLVYGHILGFIFHILSMKLGHITGLDLASLCRKEFSTKFSYFLYVCVQIAIWGAHMQAIIGVFVAINLILGIPVKIAILYTLIEAFAYSFLENKSLDLLEKILSLLIGMLVCCFMFNVFMTPINFQEVTSSIIYPRIPKGKLLDTMGLLGSVISAHIFYLHSNLTSKKKSIIYNDRMVKRYNKLGAIESGGSLLVSCITNCIIVLTFAEVNISGDDIKTDYNLFNAYDVMKKYFGKTSMYIWSFGLLSSGNNASFMCEYASKSVFEGFLNKNVNPFFRVIFSRTILFIMLYAYVSYDKYTIDQLSNFINVVQILLLPLAIIPLYRFSIHKNVLGKFAIKGPFKHLVFVLVISIIVANFLLTLFDFLEYASNSLYVMFILLCSIIYLFFIIYFFNMPITKTYYKDS, encoded by the coding sequence ATGCATCAAGATACGTCGATGAGAATACCAATGAATCAATCACGAAAAGATGGCAATGATTCATGtgatattaataatgatcTAGAGCATGATAATAGAAAtagttatattaataattttcatattgaaaatataaataatgataaaaatggatataaaGGTTATAAAAACGAacaatcatatatataccgCTCAGAAAAAACAGATGTTACAGATCCAATTTTAGGAAATAGAAAACATGCATATGAAGATAGTATAAATTCAAGTGAACTGATTGCAAGAActaattatgaatatagtACTAAAACGGATATGGGTATAGAGATGTATAATATgggtaataataatttttacaatgGCAATAATAATCTTCATAGTAgtgatattataaattatataaataataataatgtgaCTAAGGACCTTGATAATACAGAAAATAATGCTGagataaatacatatattaaaaagttaaCTTCAAATCAATCTACTGCATATTGTGATGGTAAAGGCTATAATGAGTCAGCCCATGGAAGtaattttgatataaattttagagatgttataaaaagcaataataataaaaattataaaaataatataaataacaaaCATGTACCTGATGAAATGCTAGAATTAGGTGACGGATCTTTTGATAGCTccttttatatgcataataatgCCGAAGAAGTCGATAATGAGGAACAAGGTGCATTATCttttatgaacaaattaaaaatatattttaattattttggtCCAGGATGGATTGTTGCTATTGCTTATTTAGACCCTGGTAATATATGTGGTAATTTAAATGTCGGTTTAATAAGAGATAATGATTTTAATAGCGCAAATGGCACATTAAAAGATTATACAGGATATAGATTATTGTGGGTATTGGTATATGGGCATATACttggttttatttttcacattttatCAATGAAATTGGGACACATAACTGGCTTAGATTTAGCATCATTGTGCCGAAAAGAATTTAGtacaaaattttcatattttttatatgtatgtgtGCAAATAGCTATATGGGGAGCACATATGCAAGCTATTATAGGTGTATTTGTGGCTATTAATTTGATTTTGGGGATACCTGTTAAAATAGCAATTCTCTATACACTGATAGAAGCATTTGCATACAgttttttagaaaataagAGTTTAGATTTACTAGAAAAGATATTAAGTTTACTTATCGGTATGTTAGTTTGTTGCTTTATgtttaatgtttttatgaccccaataaattttcaagAAGTAACTTCaagtataatatatccCAGAATACCGAAAGGAAAATTGTTAGATACAATGGGATTATTAGGGAGTGTAATATCagcacatatattttacttgCACTCAAATTTgacttcaaaaaaaaaatcaataatatataatgatagaATGGTAAAAAGATATAACAAGTTGGGAGCAATTGAGTCAGGAGGATCTTTACTTGTATCCTGTATTACAAATTgtataattgttttaacATTTGCTGAAGTAAACATTAGTGgtgatgatataaaaacagATTATAATCTTTTCAATGCATATGatgttatgaaaaaatattttgggAAAACATCGATGTATATATGGTCATTTGGTTTATTAAGTAGTGGGAACAATGCAAGCTTTATGTGTGAATATGCATCAAAATCAGTTTTTGAAGGCTttctaaataaaaatgtgaatccattttttcgagttatattttccagaacaattctttttataatgctatatgcatatgtatcctatgataaatatactaTTGACCAGttatcaaattttataaatgttgTTCAAATTTTGTTACTTCCATTAGCAATTATACCATTATACAGATTCtctatacataaaaatgttttggGAAAATTTGCTATAAAAGGACCATTTAAACATCTTGTTTTTGTACTTGttatttctattattgttgcaaattttttactaaCCTTATTTGATTTTCTAGAATATGCGTCTAATAGTTTATACgttatgtttatattattatgttcgataatttatttatttttcatcatatatttttttaatatgccAATTACAAAAACATATTACAAAGACAGTTAG